The Podarcis raffonei isolate rPodRaf1 chromosome 2, rPodRaf1.pri, whole genome shotgun sequence genome window below encodes:
- the LOC128403601 gene encoding uncharacterized protein LOC128403601 — translation MDLVPGTLGISHCLEILVSVTPAFGEVANSAKCPNSSGALELYYTTRKEQMARRRPDSIESLTPSERDYENVVPPHLLRWQQPTPQQTQKADTGVPTPTRFTDHTDCCCRRASIVTLYILVFVSLLIASAAFVLAFLKFIPQCPGDFQKYQTKCLYISTHKHTWAEARRDCSRRSAPLATAEAIKEVNLNLGNNSEYWVDNPEGEQNKVTGRTRKTENENCTFVSWKNNTIAPSQTSCTHPLHYICEKYQA, via the exons ATGGACCTGGTGCCTGGAACtcttggaatctcacactgcttggagattttgGTG TCAGTGACGCCTGCCTTTGGGGAAGTAGCAAACAGTGCTAAGTGCCCAAACAGTTCTGGAGCGCTGGAGCTGTACTACACCACGAGAAAAGAACAAATGGCACGTCGGAGGCCAG ATTCCATAGAAAGTTTGACCCCATCTGAAAGGGATTATGAGAATGTTGTACCTCCCCATTTGCTGAGATGGCAACAACCAACCCCACAGCAAACACAGAAAGCAGATACAG GTGTGCCCACACCCACCAGATTTACTGATCATACGGACTGCTGTTGTCGGAGAGCTTCTATCGTCACCCTCTACATCTTGGTGTTTGTTTCCCTGTTAATAGCGTCAGCTGCCTTTGTGCTGGCCTTTCTGAAAT TTATTCCTCAGTGTCCAGGGGACTTTCAGAAGTATCAAACAAAGTGCCTTTACATCTCCACTCATAAACATACCTGGGCAGAGGCACGGAGGGACTGCAGTAGGCGAAGTGCGCCCCTGGCAACGGCTGAAGCG ATCAAGGAGGTTAATCTGAACCTTGGAAATAATTCTGAATACTGGGTTGACAACCCTGAAGGAGAACAGAATAAAGTGACTGGCAG aaCTCGGAAGACAGAAAATGAAAATTGTACATTTGTCTCCTGGAAAAACAATACGATTGCTCCTTCACAAACTTCTTGCACCCATCCTTTGCATTACATTTGTGAAAAATATCAAGCATAA
- the TRAPPC5 gene encoding trafficking protein particle complex subunit 5, whose product MDARFTRGKSAILERSLTRPKTDVSLSAFSLLFSEIVQYCQNRVYSVSELQNKLSELGQQVGARILDVLVMREKNGKRETKVINILLFIKVTVWKALFGKEADKLEQANDDDKTYYIIEKEPLINTYISVPKENSTLNCASFTAGIVEAMLTCSGFPAKVTAHWHKGTTLMIKFDESVIARDKALDGR is encoded by the coding sequence ATGGACGCACGTTTTACCCGTGGAAAGTCTGCTATCCTTGAACGGTCACTCACCCGACCCAAGACTGATGTTAGCCTTAGTGCCTTTTCATTATTGTTTTCTGAGATTGTGCAGTACTGTCAGAACAGGGTCTACTCTGTTTCTGAGCTTCAGAACAAACTTTCTGAGCTAGGTCAGCAGGTGGGTGCTCGTATCCTGGATGTGTTGGTGATGCGGGAGAAAAATGGTAAGAGAGAAACCAAGGTCATCAACATTCTCCTGTTCATCAAGGTTACCGTATGGAAGGCtctctttgggaaggaggctgaCAAGCTGGAGCAAGCCAATGACGATGACAAGACTTACTACATCATTGAGAAGGAGCCTCTTATCAATACTTACATTTCTGTTCCCAAGGAGAACAGCACACTCAACTGTGCTTCCTTCACAGCTGGCATCGTGGAGGCTATGCTCACTTGCAGCGGCTTCCCTGCCAAGGTGACAGCCCACTGGCACAAGGGAACCACCCTCATGATAAAATTTGATGAGTCAGTAATAGCACGTGACAAAGCCCTGGATGGCCGCTGA